From the Tetrapisispora phaffii CBS 4417 chromosome 10, complete genome genome, one window contains:
- the ARC1 gene encoding Arc1p (similar to Saccharomyces cerevisiae ARC1 (YGL105W); ancestral locus Anc_6.153) — MIAHTHTSRIMSALITKFESLSIDSKFDDLSKEQKATVAQWESVVANGSIKSSLNELNVSLRDSTFLASTFKPTSTDIKVFEVTLPILKELVSSDKDIKTTYIQYRHILRWLDYIQNLLELPGNEKLIINHDIELPREIIEKIKKPAAGAEGAKKGADKAGSKKKEEKKGGDESKPRGKPDEETLKKLREEAKAKKAAKKAQQAQQQTEQQAPAKPTAGAIDFRVGFIQKAIKHPDADSLYVSTIDVGDEEGPRTVCSGLVKHFELEAMQERYVVVVCNLKPVNMRGIKSTAMVLCGSTDEKVEFVEPPTGSKAGDKVFFAGFGDEEPMKQLNPKKKIWEQLQPHFTTNESLEVIFKDDEDKETPIRKLTNKNGDSFKVASIAGAQVR, encoded by the coding sequence ATGATTGCACATACACACACCTCTCGCATAATGTCTGCTTTAATTACCAAGTTCGAATCACTATCCATTGATTCTAAATTCGATGATTTATCAAAGGAACAAAAAGCCACTGTTGCCCAATGGGAATCTGTTGTTGCTAATGGTTCTATCAAGAGCTCTTTAAATGAGTTGAATGTATCTTTAAGAGATTCTACTTTCTTGGCATCCACTTTCAAGCCAACTTCCACCGATATTAAGGTTTTCGAAGTCACTTTACCAATATTAAAGGAACTAGTCTCCAGCGACAAAGACATCAAGACTACTTATATTCAATACAGACATATTCTAAGATGGTTAGATTACATTCAAAACTTATTAGAATTGCCAGGAAATGAAAAGCTCATAATAAACCATGACATTGAATTGCCACgtgaaataattgaaaagatAAAGAAGCCTGCTGCTGGTGCAGAAGGTGCAAAGAAAGGGGCCGACAAAGCCGGttcaaagaagaaagaagaaaagaaggGTGGCGATGAATCCAAACCAAGAGGTAAGCCAGATGAAGAAACcttaaagaaattgagAGAAGAAGCCAAGGCCAAAAAGGCTGCCAAGAAGGCCCAACAAGCTCAGCAACAAACCGAACAGCAAGCCCCGGCCAAGCCAACTGCTGGTGCAATTGATTTCCGTGTTGGTTTCATTCAAAAGGCCATCAAGCATCCAGATGCCGATTCGTTATACGTCTCAACCATCGATGTCGGTGACGAAGAAGGTCCAAGAACCGTCTGTTCCGGTTTAGTCAAGCACTTCGAATTGGAGGCCATGCAAGAACGTTATGTTGTCGTTGTTTGCAACTTGAAGCCAGTGAATATGAGGGGTATCAAGTCTACTGCTATGGTCCTATGTGGTTCCACCGATGAAAAAGTCGAATTTGTTGAACCACCAACTGGTTCCAAGGCTGGTGACAAAGTTTTCTTCGCTGGTTTCGGCGATGAAGAACCAATGAAACAATTGAACCCAAAGAAAAAGATCTGGGAACAATTACAACCACATTTCACCACTAACGAATCTTTAGAGGTCATCTTCAAGGATGACGAAGATAAAGAAACTCCAATCAGAAAGTTAACTAACAAGAACGGTGATTCTTTCAAAGTCGCTTCCATTGCCGGTGCTCAAGTCCGTTAA
- the MLC1 gene encoding Mlc1p (similar to Saccharomyces cerevisiae MLC1 (YGL106W); ancestral locus Anc_6.151) produces the protein MSSDKSNKDIFTLFDKKGQGFISNESFGDYLRAIGYNPTNQQTLDILENASGDLTFDNIMSLVEKNKDMLIATTTGKVEDFIKAFEVFDKESTGKVSVGDLKYMLTGLGEKLTDEEVDELLKGVEVDSDGGIDYRKFIEDILRQ, from the coding sequence ATGTCCAGTGACAAGAGCAATAAAGACATCTTCACTCTCTTTGACAAAAAAGGTCAAGGATTCATATCGAACGAGTCGTTCGGTGACTATTTGAGAGCAATTGGCTACAACCCAACCAATCAGCAAACTTTAGACATCTTGGAAAATGCTAGTGGTGATCTAACGTTTGACAACATCATGTCTCTTGTTGAAAAGAATAAAGATATGTTGATCGCAACTACCACTGGTAAAGTTGAGGATTTCATCAAGGCCTTTGAAGTCTTTGACAAAGAATCAACCGGTAAAGTATCTGTTGGtgatttaaaatatatgttaACTGGTCTAGGTGAAAAACTTACAGATGAAGAAGTTGACGAGTTATTAAAGGGTGTGGAAGTCGATAGTGATGGTGGAATCGACTACAGGAAATTTATCGAAGACATACTAAGACAATAA
- the RPL28 gene encoding 60S ribosomal protein uL15 (similar to Saccharomyces cerevisiae RPL28 (YGL103W); ancestral locus Anc_6.156): MPTRFTKTRKHRGHVSAGNGRVGKHRKHPGGRGMAGGQHHHRINLDKYHPGYFGKVGMRYFHKQQAHFWKPVLNLDKLWTLIPEQKRDEYLKSSSKSAAPVIDTLAAGYGKVLGKGRIPNVPVIVKARFVSKLAEEKIKAAGGVVELIA, translated from the exons ATGCCAACCAGATTTACTAAGACTAGAAAGCACAGAGGTCACGTCTCAG CCGGTAACGGTAGAGTTGGTAAGCACAGAAAGCATCCTGGTGGTAGAGGTATGGCCGGTGGTCAACATCACCACAGAATTAATTTGGATAAATACCATCCAGGTTACTTCGGTAAGGTCGGTATGAGATACTTCCACAAGCAACAAGCTCACTTCTGGAAGCCAGTCTTAAACTTAGACAAATTGTGGACTTTGATCCCAGAACAAAAGAGAGATGAATACTTAAAGTCCTCTTCTAAATCTGCTGCTCCAGTCATTGACACCTTAGCTGCCGGTTACGGTAAGGTCTTAGGTAAGGGTAGAATTCCAAACGTCCCAGTCATTGTCAAGGCTAGATTCGTCTCCAAGTTAGCTGAAGAAAAGATCAAGGCTGCTGGTGGTGTTGTTGAATTAATCGcctaa
- the YGK1 gene encoding 5'-deoxynucleotidase (similar to Saccharomyces cerevisiae YBR242W and YGL101W; ancestral locus Anc_6.157) — protein sequence MPGSIYLNDSGNFELKNKIHESDIPTMTELEWRPENNIPEEIKAILKEEQPNYVLSVLNIVQLLKTQKRTGWVDFGINDCESIADHMYRMGITSMLIKDPTVNRDKCVRIALMHDLAEALVGDITPNDTAVDKDEKHRRELSTIEYICNEYIAKYNPIAAEEMLQDWLAYENISTLEARYVKDIDKFEMLVQCYEYEKKHNGEKRLDQFWSAMKAIKTDEVNEWAADLYKRRTAFFESLK from the coding sequence ATGCCAGGTTCcatatatttgaatgaCTCTGGAAATTTCGAGCTGAAAAATAAGATACATGAATCAGATATACCAACCATGACTGAACTTGAATGGAGAccagaaaataatattcctGAGGAAATTAAAGCTATCttaaaagaagaacaacCTAACTATGTGTTAAGTGTATTGAACATCGTTCAATTGTTGAAGACACAGAAGAGAACTGGCTGGGTTGATTTTGGCATCAACGACTGTGAAAGCATTGCTGACCATATGTACCGCATGGGTATCACTAGCATGTTAATAAAGGACCCAACTGTGAACAGAGACAAATGTGTCCGTATTGCATTAATGCATGATTTAGCAGAAGCTCTTGTCGGCGACATTACTCCAAATGATACAGCTGTCGATAAAGACGAAAAACATAGAAGAGAATTATCTACTATCGAATATATCTGTAATGAATATATCGCTAAATACAACCCGATTGCCGCAGAGGAAATGCTACAAGATTGGTTAGCTTACGAAAATATCAGCACGCTAGAGGCCAGATATGTTaaagatattgataaattcgAAATGTTAGTTCAATGCTACGAATACGAAAAGAAACACAACGGGGAGAAAAGACTGGATCAATTTTGGAGTGCTATGAAAGCTATCAAGACGGATGAAGTGAATGAATGGGCTGctgatttatataaaagacGTACCGcattttttgaatcattaaaataa